A portion of the Ferrimicrobium sp. genome contains these proteins:
- a CDS encoding ABC transporter ATP-binding protein, translated as MAQLVGVVLTQRKELFIALATAILGTVATLFVPIFEEAFVDSLHGHHEQVGWLVGLIVLAVAAFGLAFLRRFFGGRLALGVQHYLRTRIFNHLQRIDFAAHDTLQTGQLVSEANADVSLIQGLLSFLPRLFGNALLALLSIVVMAVVYWPLALLVALSLVLIGAASIRLRKQIFPVSLIAQQEKGAVNEVVEETVRGIAVVKGSALEDVLLDRLHARARRLYRARVATIWRQAKLQAFLQLVPLLTEALVIGIGGYAAINGHLSVGAFLLFTTYIVELILPVRQLSVLVALSEQARAGVERIFGLLEINPAIVQPADPYIPVAVQGAIEFSDVHFAYKPGVSVLDGLNLSITPGETVAVVGSSGSGKSSLALLIPRFYEPQTGAITIDGVPVNQWDLGSLRQSIGIVFEESFLFSDTVRANIALGRSDIGEDELMRAARAARVHEFVMDLPQGYETVVGERGVRLSGGQRQRIALARALLGSPPILILDDATSSVDPATEAEILDAIGSAGAGRTMILIAHRRSTLHLADRIVLMDHGRIIAIGTHEELLATEPAYVELMSGESEALVETPRMALVESGAEPVVKQEVPVVVPRLIDRWVDLGWVDERFRFGSLFKLIRVGVIVGAILVALDALLSLASPLVLRSGIDVGVLRHARPLVVDAALALGIISVVDLIVVILEQVIAGLAAEKFLLLLRSRIFQKILRLDMDYYESEMSGRIMTRMISDVDAFSNLVQNGLITALVSVVSFGLVLVVVVIIAPSIALVLVASLPLTILASIIFQRYSNRAYTTARERIAAVNANFQEQVSGVRASRAKNRGREAINRFDSLSSGYRDARMDAQKAISIYFPFLLMLADVTTALTLLYGGSQVLSHTLAVGTLLAATLYVNQFFSPIQQLSQTFDQFQQARVAARQIRRLMARDISIHPIDHPVQLDQIQGAIAFRDVTFQYPQAEHPSLDAVSFDVAPGARVAFVGETGAGKSTIAKLLVRFYDATAGLVMVDGVPLVDLDLHQYRRQVAYLPQEPFLFTGSISENVSFVRPDASAAEIERACRMVGLGGFLDRNDEGINYEIGDRGVRLSAGQKQSVVLARLIIQDPRIVILDEVSSSLDLVAEAQMQTALDEVLAGRTTLVIAHRLSTLLKADQIYVLSNGAITEQGTHADLIGQGGHYASLWELSA; from the coding sequence ATGGCTCAACTCGTTGGAGTGGTGCTCACACAGCGGAAGGAGCTATTCATTGCTCTTGCCACTGCCATCCTCGGAACAGTAGCAACGCTGTTCGTGCCCATCTTTGAGGAGGCCTTTGTCGATTCGCTGCACGGCCATCACGAACAGGTTGGTTGGCTCGTGGGGCTTATCGTGCTGGCGGTGGCCGCCTTTGGTCTTGCCTTCCTGCGGCGTTTCTTTGGTGGACGTTTGGCCCTTGGTGTCCAACACTACCTGAGAACTCGGATCTTCAATCACCTACAGCGCATCGACTTCGCAGCTCACGATACGTTGCAGACCGGTCAGTTGGTCTCCGAGGCGAACGCTGACGTCTCCTTGATTCAAGGGTTACTTTCGTTTCTGCCGCGACTGTTTGGTAATGCGCTGCTCGCGCTGCTCTCCATCGTCGTGATGGCGGTGGTGTACTGGCCTCTTGCACTCTTGGTAGCGTTGTCCCTTGTGCTGATCGGAGCAGCCTCGATACGGTTGCGGAAGCAGATTTTTCCGGTGAGTCTGATCGCGCAGCAGGAGAAGGGGGCGGTCAACGAGGTTGTTGAGGAGACGGTACGAGGGATCGCCGTCGTCAAGGGATCTGCTCTCGAGGATGTGCTGCTGGATCGTCTTCATGCGAGGGCTCGACGCCTCTATCGGGCAAGAGTGGCTACGATCTGGCGTCAGGCAAAGCTGCAGGCTTTTCTCCAACTCGTCCCGTTACTCACTGAGGCGCTGGTGATCGGCATTGGGGGCTATGCGGCCATCAACGGTCATCTTTCGGTTGGCGCCTTTCTTCTTTTTACCACCTACATCGTTGAGTTGATTTTGCCAGTGCGTCAACTCTCGGTCTTGGTTGCCCTCTCCGAACAGGCGAGGGCTGGCGTGGAGCGCATTTTTGGACTGCTCGAGATCAACCCTGCAATCGTGCAGCCAGCGGATCCCTATATTCCCGTAGCAGTACAGGGCGCTATCGAGTTCAGCGATGTCCACTTCGCCTATAAGCCAGGGGTGTCGGTCCTCGATGGCTTGAACCTTAGCATCACACCCGGCGAAACCGTCGCTGTTGTCGGTTCATCTGGCTCTGGCAAGTCGTCGCTCGCCCTTCTCATTCCCCGTTTCTATGAGCCCCAGACGGGGGCGATCACTATCGATGGTGTGCCAGTAAATCAGTGGGATCTTGGATCCTTGCGCCAATCGATCGGCATCGTCTTCGAGGAGAGCTTTCTGTTCTCTGATACCGTGCGGGCCAACATCGCCCTTGGCCGATCAGATATCGGCGAGGATGAGTTGATGCGGGCAGCGCGGGCAGCGCGGGTCCATGAGTTTGTGATGGATCTTCCGCAAGGTTACGAGACCGTGGTTGGAGAGCGGGGGGTCCGTCTATCCGGTGGCCAACGACAACGCATTGCACTCGCTCGCGCTCTCCTTGGATCGCCACCCATACTCATCCTCGACGATGCGACCTCTTCGGTTGATCCGGCAACCGAGGCGGAAATTCTTGACGCGATTGGTTCAGCCGGCGCCGGGCGGACGATGATTCTTATCGCTCATCGGCGATCGACCTTACATCTGGCTGACCGTATCGTGCTGATGGATCACGGCCGTATCATCGCGATTGGCACCCACGAGGAACTGTTGGCAACGGAGCCAGCCTATGTCGAACTCATGAGCGGTGAGTCCGAGGCGCTCGTCGAGACCCCAAGGATGGCTCTTGTGGAGAGTGGCGCCGAACCCGTCGTCAAACAAGAGGTTCCGGTAGTGGTTCCACGGTTGATCGACCGTTGGGTTGATCTTGGTTGGGTTGATGAGCGCTTTCGATTTGGGAGTCTTTTTAAGCTCATCCGGGTTGGCGTGATCGTTGGTGCGATATTGGTCGCCCTTGATGCGCTGTTGAGCCTTGCCTCCCCACTTGTGCTGCGCTCGGGTATCGATGTCGGTGTGCTGCGTCACGCGCGGCCACTGGTCGTCGATGCGGCCCTTGCCCTCGGTATCATCTCCGTGGTCGATCTGATCGTTGTGATCCTCGAACAGGTGATTGCAGGACTTGCGGCAGAGAAGTTCTTGCTGCTGTTGCGCTCGCGGATCTTCCAAAAAATCCTTCGCCTCGACATGGACTACTATGAGTCAGAGATGTCGGGTCGTATTATGACCCGCATGATCAGCGATGTCGATGCCTTTTCAAATCTTGTTCAAAATGGCTTGATCACGGCGCTGGTCTCGGTGGTCTCCTTTGGTCTTGTGCTGGTGGTGGTGGTGATCATCGCGCCAAGCATCGCGCTCGTCTTGGTCGCTAGCCTGCCGCTGACCATCCTGGCGAGCATCATCTTCCAGCGGTACTCTAATCGTGCCTATACCACGGCACGAGAACGTATTGCGGCGGTCAACGCCAACTTCCAGGAACAGGTCTCTGGGGTGCGAGCTTCTCGGGCAAAAAATCGTGGCCGTGAAGCGATCAATCGCTTTGATTCTTTGAGTAGTGGATATCGCGATGCACGCATGGACGCGCAGAAGGCGATCTCCATCTACTTCCCATTTTTGTTGATGCTGGCAGACGTCACCACCGCGCTGACGCTGCTCTATGGTGGGAGTCAGGTGTTGAGCCATACGCTAGCGGTTGGGACGTTGTTGGCAGCCACGCTCTATGTCAATCAGTTTTTCTCTCCGATCCAACAACTTTCGCAGACCTTTGACCAGTTCCAGCAGGCCCGGGTGGCTGCCCGTCAAATTCGGCGTTTGATGGCGCGTGATATCTCCATCCATCCCATTGACCATCCCGTCCAACTCGATCAAATCCAGGGCGCAATCGCGTTCCGGGATGTCACCTTCCAGTATCCCCAAGCAGAGCACCCCTCTCTCGATGCAGTCTCCTTTGATGTCGCCCCAGGTGCGCGTGTTGCGTTCGTTGGCGAGACCGGGGCGGGGAAATCGACGATCGCCAAACTGTTGGTGCGATTCTACGATGCGACAGCAGGGCTGGTGATGGTCGACGGAGTCCCGTTGGTCGATCTCGATCTGCATCAGTACCGCCGCCAGGTCGCCTATCTCCCGCAGGAGCCCTTTCTTTTCACTGGCAGCATCTCCGAAAACGTCTCCTTTGTCCGTCCGGATGCCTCAGCTGCTGAAATCGAGCGCGCTTGTCGGATGGTTGGGTTGGGTGGCTTCCTTGATCGAAATGATGAGGGGATCAACTACGAGATCGGTGATCGGGGCGTGCGACTTTCAGCTGGACAAAAGCAGTCAGTCGTGTTGGCCCGGCTCATCATTCAGGACCCGCGGATCGTCATCCTCGACGAGGTCTCTTCCTCACTCGATCTCGTTGCAGAGGCACAGATGCAGACGGCACTCGATGAGGTCCTGGCTGGCCGGACGACTTTGGTGATTGCGCACCGACTCTCCACCTTGTTAAAGGCGGATCAGATCTACGTGCTGTCGAATGGCGCGATCACCGAACAGGGAACACATGCTGACCTCATTGGCCAGGGTGGCCACTACGCATCGCTCTGGGAACTCTCGGCCTAA
- a CDS encoding error-prone DNA polymerase: MRSEYAVPDPLISGYAELHAHSYFSFLDGVVSPEDLVAAASHAGLAGIALTDHNGLYGIPRFLAAAHSVGIQPIIGAEVTLGKEETRTGTFDPPGEHLVILAASIEGYQALSRTIAEGHLRGGSKGVFSLSLDQLAANQPQDGWIVLTGCRKGPLSRAFMEEGPNATRRRLSELEERFGHDALVIEIHDHGDPLDAVRADFFAALATERALPLVGTQNVHALDGHGQRLATIAAAIRSNSRLAQLDGYLPSAGVPRLRTPKEQQQHFGRYPGIVAQTLEVMERCRFPLQLIAPGLPRSLAPAGATDSSWLRNLTFERAPQRYGVAAAERVPGAYRQLGYELDIIESLGFAGYFLVVTDLVDFCRREGIYCQGRGSAANSAVCYALGITNADPVALGLLFERFLSPERDGPPDIDIDIESGRREEVLQYVFRRYGREHAAQVASLITYRARSVLRDTARVYGVPTTQIDRWSRQIERRGSLRASLDARDHHGHPLLEVPADMAQIALGLEDVPRHLGLHVGGMVICDRPIIEVCPVEWARKAERSVLQWDKDDCAQMGLVKFDLLGLGMLGAIHEMVDLVKEAWGVTVDIALLPQEEQVYEMLQHADSIGLFQVESRAQMATLPRLKPTCFYDLVVEVALIRPGPIQGGSVHPYLRRRSGEEAVTYSHPLLERSLAKTLGVPLFQEQLMQMAMDVAGFSPAQADELRQAMSSRRSTERMERLKRRLFAGMEANGVDDRAKEEIYQKLSAFANFGFPESHAASFAYLVYVSAWFKRYYPAAFYAGILRSQPMGFWSPQTLLRDATRHGVEIMPPDVNRGSAITTLEAHDGEIRLRVGLNTIRGIGDEKAHAIIGARPYDAWRALLDRVELNESQMINLAKAGAFDSFGEHRHAVIWQSGELVRDQGGLSGIVAMGTQPSFPPLNEQERQRMESRALGFVTGGHPLELLRTSLEGSGVVRSDRLRELGDGAKVVVAGIITHRQRPGTAKGVVFLNLEDEAGLVNVLLRPGVWVRFREAALSSAVLVTGRLQCNGEVRSVIASKVTPLDSIPVFGARNFQ, encoded by the coding sequence GTGCGATCGGAGTATGCGGTACCCGACCCTTTGATATCGGGTTACGCAGAACTCCACGCGCATAGCTACTTTAGCTTCCTTGACGGTGTCGTCTCACCCGAGGATCTTGTCGCCGCGGCGAGCCATGCAGGTCTCGCTGGGATTGCACTGACCGACCACAATGGTCTCTATGGGATCCCTCGCTTTTTGGCGGCTGCTCACTCCGTTGGAATTCAACCGATTATCGGGGCTGAAGTAACCCTTGGTAAGGAAGAGACGCGCACCGGGACATTCGATCCGCCCGGAGAGCATCTCGTGATTCTTGCGGCCTCGATCGAGGGGTATCAAGCACTCTCTCGAACGATTGCTGAAGGACATCTTCGGGGGGGATCGAAGGGCGTCTTTTCGTTGTCCCTCGATCAGTTGGCCGCCAACCAACCACAGGATGGCTGGATTGTATTAACTGGATGTCGGAAAGGGCCCCTCTCGCGTGCGTTCATGGAGGAAGGTCCCAACGCGACTCGACGTCGATTGAGTGAATTGGAGGAGCGTTTCGGCCATGATGCGTTGGTGATTGAGATCCACGATCATGGTGATCCATTGGATGCGGTCCGAGCGGATTTCTTCGCTGCACTTGCGACCGAGCGGGCGTTACCGCTCGTCGGTACGCAAAATGTGCACGCTCTCGATGGCCATGGTCAGCGATTAGCGACGATTGCGGCTGCGATCAGGTCAAACTCTCGGCTTGCGCAACTCGACGGATACCTGCCGAGTGCGGGGGTGCCGCGACTGCGCACCCCCAAGGAGCAGCAACAGCATTTTGGACGTTATCCGGGTATCGTAGCCCAGACGTTGGAGGTGATGGAACGCTGTCGTTTCCCACTCCAGCTCATCGCTCCGGGTCTGCCTCGCTCGCTTGCCCCTGCGGGTGCGACGGATAGCTCCTGGCTTCGCAACCTCACTTTTGAGCGAGCGCCACAGCGCTATGGAGTTGCAGCTGCCGAACGGGTTCCAGGAGCCTATCGTCAGCTCGGCTACGAGCTTGATATCATCGAGTCATTGGGTTTTGCTGGCTACTTCCTTGTGGTGACCGATCTGGTCGATTTTTGCCGCAGAGAAGGGATCTACTGCCAGGGTCGGGGATCGGCAGCGAACTCCGCCGTCTGTTACGCCCTCGGGATTACCAACGCTGACCCGGTCGCCCTTGGTCTGCTCTTTGAACGTTTCCTCTCTCCTGAGCGTGACGGTCCTCCGGATATCGATATCGATATCGAGAGTGGGCGACGCGAGGAGGTGTTGCAGTATGTCTTTCGTCGCTATGGCAGGGAACACGCCGCTCAAGTCGCTAGCCTGATCACCTATCGGGCTCGTTCTGTGCTCCGAGATACCGCACGCGTCTACGGTGTGCCAACCACACAGATCGACCGATGGTCTCGCCAGATCGAACGGCGCGGTTCATTACGTGCTTCACTGGATGCGCGTGATCATCACGGACACCCACTGCTGGAAGTTCCTGCCGACATGGCTCAGATCGCACTCGGTCTCGAAGATGTCCCCCGACACCTTGGTCTTCATGTGGGGGGGATGGTGATCTGTGATCGACCGATCATTGAGGTTTGTCCAGTTGAGTGGGCGCGTAAGGCAGAACGAAGTGTGCTGCAATGGGACAAGGATGATTGCGCACAGATGGGACTCGTCAAGTTCGATCTCCTTGGCCTCGGGATGCTAGGCGCGATCCATGAGATGGTCGACCTGGTCAAGGAGGCCTGGGGCGTTACTGTCGACATTGCACTTTTGCCCCAAGAAGAGCAGGTCTACGAGATGTTACAGCACGCTGACTCGATCGGTCTTTTCCAGGTGGAGTCGCGGGCGCAGATGGCGACATTGCCACGGTTGAAACCGACCTGTTTTTATGACCTTGTCGTCGAGGTCGCACTCATTCGCCCGGGCCCAATCCAGGGAGGGTCGGTCCACCCCTACCTCCGACGCCGGAGCGGGGAGGAGGCGGTGACGTACTCGCATCCACTGCTCGAACGGTCGCTCGCCAAGACCCTCGGGGTGCCACTCTTTCAAGAACAACTCATGCAGATGGCGATGGATGTTGCTGGGTTCTCGCCAGCACAGGCTGACGAACTGCGACAGGCGATGAGTTCTCGACGATCAACGGAGCGCATGGAGCGACTCAAAAGGCGTCTTTTTGCCGGTATGGAGGCGAACGGGGTCGATGACCGTGCAAAGGAGGAGATCTACCAGAAGCTCTCTGCTTTTGCAAACTTTGGGTTCCCGGAGAGTCATGCTGCCTCCTTTGCCTACCTTGTCTATGTCAGTGCGTGGTTTAAACGCTATTACCCGGCAGCGTTTTATGCAGGTATCTTGCGTTCGCAGCCGATGGGGTTTTGGTCACCGCAGACCTTGCTGCGTGACGCCACTCGTCATGGGGTTGAGATTATGCCTCCTGATGTCAACCGTGGGTCAGCTATCACCACCTTGGAGGCGCATGATGGTGAGATCCGGCTTCGGGTGGGACTCAACACCATCCGTGGCATTGGAGACGAGAAAGCTCACGCCATCATCGGGGCCAGACCGTACGACGCTTGGCGAGCGCTTCTCGACCGTGTCGAACTCAACGAGTCGCAGATGATCAATCTCGCCAAAGCAGGGGCATTCGATAGCTTTGGTGAACATCGTCATGCGGTGATCTGGCAGAGTGGTGAGTTGGTGCGGGATCAAGGAGGGCTCTCGGGTATCGTGGCGATGGGTACACAACCTTCCTTCCCGCCCCTCAATGAGCAGGAGCGACAGCGCATGGAGTCTCGCGCTCTCGGATTTGTGACCGGTGGGCACCCACTGGAGTTGCTCCGCACCTCACTAGAAGGATCTGGCGTCGTGCGCTCCGATCGGCTAAGAGAGTTAGGCGATGGGGCCAAGGTAGTGGTGGCGGGCATCATTACCCATCGACAGCGTCCAGGTACGGCAAAGGGTGTGGTCTTCCTCAACCTTGAGGATGAGGCTGGGTTGGTGAATGTCCTCCTACGCCCTGGCGTTTGGGTTCGTTTTCGCGAAGCAGCCCTTTCATCTGCCGTGCTCGTGACAGGGAGGTTGCAGTGTAATGGGGAGGTGCGCTCGGTGATCGCATCCAAGGTGACACCGCTTGACAGTATCCCTGTATTTGGAGCGCGTAATTTTCAATAA
- a CDS encoding alpha-E domain-containing protein: protein MLVRIAASLFWLGRYLERADDTARILEVHLNHELESGSTAPQSSFLSTLGFDKFDGDEADSATLFATLGFSLDHPNSIASSIVAARRNAGGLRELLPSEVYEAINIADRLLVKMPRRSTSLSEFFRYVRLAHERVAITVGLLNESFPRDDGWQFLQLGTFIERVDMTLRLLKFRLVFAPESRDWVTTLKYCSAYEFYIRTYHGQVEPEYVLEFLLVDRLFPRSVQFGLLTAERCLEHIAPDTHRSAPPAPAQRILGQARATISFLTREDLTTRIETLLEDLSLACSLASDAITQQYFGDVRGQSWQREVATTLPRSGR from the coding sequence ATGTTGGTCCGCATCGCAGCATCACTGTTCTGGCTAGGTCGTTACTTGGAGCGCGCCGATGATACCGCTCGCATCCTTGAGGTACACCTCAACCATGAGCTCGAGTCTGGATCAACAGCTCCACAGAGTTCCTTCCTCTCTACCCTCGGTTTTGACAAGTTTGACGGCGACGAAGCCGACTCGGCGACACTCTTTGCCACACTGGGCTTCTCGCTCGACCATCCAAACTCGATCGCATCCTCAATTGTTGCTGCCAGAAGAAACGCTGGAGGGCTAAGGGAACTGTTACCAAGCGAAGTCTACGAAGCCATCAACATCGCTGATCGCCTCCTCGTCAAAATGCCTCGCAGAAGTACTTCCCTCTCCGAATTTTTCCGCTACGTCCGCCTTGCCCATGAGCGGGTTGCCATCACCGTCGGCCTCCTCAACGAGAGCTTCCCACGCGATGATGGTTGGCAATTCCTCCAACTTGGGACCTTTATCGAGCGTGTCGACATGACGCTTCGACTCCTCAAGTTTCGCCTCGTCTTCGCACCAGAAAGTCGAGATTGGGTCACGACGTTGAAGTACTGTTCTGCGTATGAGTTCTATATTCGCACCTACCATGGTCAAGTAGAGCCTGAGTATGTGCTCGAATTTCTACTCGTCGACCGCCTGTTCCCGCGCAGCGTCCAGTTTGGCCTACTGACGGCCGAGCGCTGCTTGGAACACATCGCACCCGACACCCATCGGAGTGCTCCGCCCGCGCCAGCCCAACGAATCCTCGGCCAGGCAAGAGCCACGATATCCTTCTTGACGAGGGAGGACCTCACCACACGAATCGAGACACTGCTTGAAGACTTGAGCCTTGCCTGCTCTCTCGCCTCAGATGCCATCACCCAGCAATACTTCGGAGACGTCCGCGGACAATCGTGGCAACGCGAAGTAGCCACCACGCTGCCACGGAGTGGGCGATGA
- a CDS encoding circularly permuted type 2 ATP-grasp protein, with product MENTLLDAYVISNTFDEVLTAPGLPRPGCMELYSALQELSETEFEQRCQERDLSFRDRGVTYSFAGLEAPFPLDPIPRIISSQEWAYLESGVIQRVRALEAFLDDVFTQQRIFRDRIIPHRLVLSSPLFIRQAYGLAPANGVRIHISGMDIVRGHDGKLMVLEDNLRTPSGVSYVLENRRSMTRIFPEFFRGNRVRPVANYPTELLRALVAAAPQSATSDPKVVLLTPGIHNAAYFEHTFLARQMGVDLVEGGDLACRDGICYLHTTEGDQRVDVIYRRISDDYLDPLYFEPSSLLGVPGLVTCIRAGNLTVANAIGNGVADDKLTYTYVPDMIRYYLGEEPILANVPTYRLEDPDVRSWVIDRLDQLVLKPVDASGGAGIVIGPDADEATLIAARAAILANPRGWIAQEVVRLSTCPTRVPEGIEPRHIDLRPFVINQGDRIWVLPGGLTRVALPKGSLIVNSSQGGGSKDTWVLDATADKVDLHPTNGVAAGEHLAHQATVPEPDHPLQSTKQQEQ from the coding sequence ATGGAGAATACCCTCCTTGACGCATACGTGATCTCGAACACCTTCGACGAGGTGCTCACTGCGCCAGGACTTCCACGGCCAGGTTGCATGGAGCTCTACAGCGCACTGCAGGAGCTCAGCGAGACCGAGTTCGAGCAGCGATGCCAAGAGCGAGACCTCTCGTTCCGTGACCGTGGTGTCACCTACTCCTTCGCAGGACTGGAGGCACCCTTCCCGCTTGACCCGATCCCGAGGATCATCTCCTCACAGGAGTGGGCCTATCTCGAGAGCGGTGTCATCCAACGAGTCCGTGCACTCGAGGCCTTCCTCGACGACGTCTTCACTCAACAGCGGATCTTCCGAGATCGAATCATCCCTCACCGGCTCGTTCTCTCCTCCCCACTCTTCATTCGACAGGCCTACGGACTGGCACCAGCCAACGGTGTTCGCATCCACATCTCGGGCATGGACATTGTGAGGGGCCATGATGGGAAACTGATGGTGCTTGAGGACAACCTGCGAACCCCGTCGGGAGTCTCCTACGTACTCGAAAATCGGCGGAGTATGACGCGCATCTTTCCAGAGTTCTTTCGTGGAAACCGAGTGCGACCAGTAGCAAACTACCCGACAGAGCTCCTCCGCGCCCTCGTGGCGGCGGCCCCTCAAAGCGCGACTTCGGATCCAAAAGTGGTCCTCCTCACACCTGGCATCCACAACGCCGCCTACTTCGAGCACACCTTTCTTGCTCGGCAGATGGGTGTGGATCTCGTTGAAGGAGGCGATCTAGCCTGTCGGGACGGTATCTGTTATCTCCATACCACTGAGGGGGACCAGCGAGTCGATGTCATCTACCGACGCATCAGTGACGATTACCTCGACCCGCTCTACTTTGAGCCCTCCTCGTTGCTTGGCGTACCTGGCCTCGTCACCTGTATCCGTGCGGGTAACCTCACCGTCGCGAATGCAATCGGCAATGGCGTCGCCGACGACAAACTCACCTATACCTATGTTCCCGATATGATTCGTTATTATCTTGGTGAGGAGCCGATTCTCGCAAACGTTCCAACCTATCGGCTTGAGGACCCCGATGTCCGTTCATGGGTCATCGACAGGCTCGACCAACTCGTGCTCAAGCCAGTCGATGCCTCGGGTGGTGCCGGGATCGTGATCGGACCTGATGCCGACGAGGCGACGCTCATTGCGGCGAGAGCAGCGATACTTGCGAACCCTCGTGGCTGGATTGCCCAAGAGGTGGTCCGGCTGTCGACCTGTCCAACCAGAGTTCCTGAAGGTATCGAACCCCGACATATCGACCTACGTCCGTTTGTCATCAACCAAGGGGATCGCATCTGGGTGCTTCCTGGAGGGCTCACACGGGTGGCCTTGCCGAAGGGCTCACTGATCGTCAACTCCTCCCAGGGAGGCGGTTCCAAGGACACCTGGGTACTCGATGCCACCGCAGACAAGGTCGATCTCCATCCCACCAACGGCGTCGCAGCTGGCGAACATCTTGCCCATCAGGCGACTGTTCCTGAGCCAGATCACCCGCTACAAAGCACGAAACAACAGGAGCAATGA
- a CDS encoding transglutaminase family protein: MSWILSIEHSSHYRYSLASDGSLNEARMLPQSDRTQFVLERSLIVTPSAHVLGYQDYWGTLAHVFEVHQPHRELSIIARSRVQTGTATLPRDPSPPWQHYRDPVFDDTFAEFLDPTALTLVEDSDEVVNALELLLERPNPAEAAQWASDLVHERLTYEAGSTAVSTSASEAWSIRKGVCQDFAHLCIAFLRRLGIPARYVSGYYYPDQEESIGEVIDAESHAWVEAWIGSWLPLDPTNQVFEPERYVVIGRGRDYADVPPLIGIYRGGGTSTMEVHVRVIRES, from the coding sequence ATGAGTTGGATTCTCTCCATCGAACACTCGTCGCACTATCGCTATTCTCTCGCATCAGATGGATCTCTGAACGAAGCAAGAATGCTCCCCCAGTCCGATCGGACGCAGTTCGTTCTCGAACGCAGTCTGATCGTGACGCCGTCGGCTCATGTACTGGGTTATCAAGACTACTGGGGGACGCTCGCACACGTATTTGAGGTCCATCAACCCCACCGAGAGCTCTCGATCATCGCTCGTTCCCGCGTACAGACGGGAACAGCCACGCTCCCACGAGATCCTTCGCCACCCTGGCAACACTATCGGGACCCCGTCTTCGATGACACCTTTGCCGAGTTTCTGGATCCTACTGCCCTGACACTGGTCGAGGATTCCGATGAAGTTGTCAACGCGCTCGAGCTCCTACTTGAGCGTCCGAACCCAGCTGAGGCGGCGCAGTGGGCCTCAGACCTGGTCCACGAACGTCTCACCTACGAGGCTGGATCAACCGCGGTCTCCACGTCAGCAAGCGAGGCTTGGTCGATACGCAAAGGCGTCTGTCAGGACTTCGCCCACCTGTGTATCGCCTTTCTCAGACGTCTCGGCATACCAGCTCGCTATGTCTCTGGCTATTACTATCCAGACCAGGAGGAATCGATCGGCGAGGTCATTGATGCTGAAAGCCACGCATGGGTTGAGGCATGGATCGGTTCATGGCTGCCGCTCGATCCAACGAATCAAGTCTTCGAACCCGAGAGGTACGTCGTGATCGGTCGTGGTCGTGACTACGCTGACGTCCCTCCCTTGATCGGTATCTACCGTGGTGGCGGCACCTCGACGATGGAGGTCCATGTGCGGGTGATCAGAGAGTCCTGA